The Apis mellifera strain DH4 linkage group LG8, Amel_HAv3.1, whole genome shotgun sequence genome contains a region encoding:
- the LOC725908 gene encoding helicase sen1 isoform X2 produces the protein MSADDNCQFILERINAPDRIVLDQQDHTYTCGRARDNEIVCLGLTVSRRHCIFFRSKNELYVTDLKTTKLHPNDIIGIGCPNVDTDNSMYVYELQTIKPPKVENNHTTTLSETIINIENICNDKSDVQRKRGQRNSNGDVPSKIFKLESGNCISDKNSLEDKCTIQNDNDIEIIHISGNDNLLNEKGNCDNFTKNMELDNKLNVKKHIDTNMMKSNNINMENINKNEISTASKNKKEELNINTFHEDQNHTENSLFHIKNIHDTVNNIVSKNTMENNKIKTNREENANNKEVNNFLIEVEISKTVDKTNQHFEQSNENKNLLLSANCVHNKDNVIKLENELQLTNTDENIYSPNTNIPLVSPIKLKQIQQEPKTKFSEDDVVNLSDSEDDIFPCSQLFDIGYGMNTSIKDEIKEEPAEIENVRYSIVDDADLIISLTDSEDEDNNWLHKLSRSQILNENDEIDINDIKKEDIELKTDIDIEEPFRNEFEFIDNRKNIDEQIEAKKSIDKEEENIQGIKNLNEIISPKTFVSVKNLNKIISQETVSNKPKNFEDYIEKLTLEGQSSKYQNLSPTQKKIENYMDIANRTNRIESTVSSRKKKLIEKKVPQIEPPHLPTRKRNTNTNKVKQSPQKHEKSTKKKLSANEKKKREEMLKIEQRLYAKEQKNRKMLHKWADCLPPSKQKKINILSKEEKKVLIDNRKMKLKKLAIEEKRLSLENNQEKKRIVSKPKAKITTKTRNDFLVEDTISASRLENVTEKSKASSSQSTVSNTSNSEMTNSIKHKNISKEITKHLQYKLMLNDISNLGKIPKKSNTTKIKINTAEAETALKELSLEKKIEKTNELKNIESQNKSNKESSKLIENKSSVSKSNIKSNFVKPKKRVSFSAVIQNVREYQIDESNVLKKLTGKDAPIPAEKVIKKPSNITESNAKKDQFLWRILCWKPVWLEEQQYLNQDPPVIQPEELNVTLTHYRSYEEYYNIISPLLLLEIWHGITKQFQSIDHIYRRPTFMCSIVENSIQTNVSNNIFFTTLMLEVLATKEDIRKQIHPIFGDLIFFEYVQNHEKSQKSKDFRKVFAYVTNTYSTVLTPVTRFNQDLKNYVKNPHTLLTYTVTTKCLDKNILVNRVQRLRAVIYLRSSLRMIQALQFLPNSPLVNLILNPQFEMYKLPVVSELETLITGDKLNQKQIEAVNRVTKAVVHKDTKLCFIQGPPGTGKSKVIVNIITQILYGNNRYTSNGSSFKMLVCAPSNTAIDEIVLRLLNVRTTIKQQAKMKPFKMVRIGQLEMMHPKVKDISVTELAKRDIRKTNNANNTPSDSIENEKLLLQSKMNALRCKLNSRNLDETHKQNIKMKLNDMTMKYELLKNRESLNELNIRNKEYMKLQRITENKFLEYADIITCTLSSCYTSQMESIFGINNKKISVCIVDEATQSCEAETLIPLMLGINILILVGDPNQLPATVLSTQAKKYGLDQSIFSRVQNAFELQPNNPIIMLDTQYRMQHDISSWPNKFFYGGKLKTAVERDDTFPFYPYRILNLNSNQNDNNSNNEEADFVANIVYCMLTSANLDNWESCISCGILTPYNNQKSMILTKIHEKIFSLPENIKKKVKIDVNTVDGFQGQECDIIIMSCVRSQKIGFLSDRQRLCVALTRAKRSLIMCGNFNIFMRYPMWNSLISDAKSRKVFFNVDTNADLDKVKSYVIKRTRRK, from the exons ACAACTAAATTACATCCAAATGATATTATTGGTATTGGTTGTCCAAATGTTGATACAGATAatagtatgtatgtatatgaattACAAACAATTAAG ccaccaaaagttgaaaataatcatACTACTACTTTATCAGagactataataaatattgaaaatatatgtaatgataAATCTGATGTTCAACGCAAAAGAGGACAAAGAAATTCTAATGGAGATGTGCcaagtaaaattttcaaattagaaaGTGGAAATTGTATCtcagataaaaattctttagaag ACAAATGTACAATACAAAATGAcaatgatattgaaataattcacaTATCAGGAAATGACaacttattaaatgaaaaagggAATTGTGATAATTTCACAAAGAATATggaattagataataaattaaatgtaaagaaaCATATTGATACCAATATgatgaaatcaaataatataaacatggaaaatattaacaaaaatgaaatttctactgcttctaagaataaaaaagaagaattgaatataaatacatttcacGAAGATCAAAATCATACTGAAAAcagtttatttcatattaaaaatatacatgatacagtaaataatattgtatctaaaaatacaatggagaacaataaaataaagacaaatagagaagaaaatgcaaataataaagaagtaaacaattttttaattgaagttGAAATCTCAAAAACAGTTGATAAAACAAATCAACATTTTGAACAAAgtaatgaaaacaaaaatttattattatctgcaAATTGTGTACATAACAAAGATAATGTGATAAAATTAGAGAATGAATTACAATTAACTAATactgatgaaaatatatattctccaaatacaaatattccaCTTGTATctccaataaaattaaaacaaattcaacAAGAaccaaaaacaaaattttcagaagATGATGTGGTAAATTTAAGTGATAGTGAAGATGATATTTTTCCATGTTCTCAATTGTTTGATATTGGATATGGCATGAATACATctataaaagatgaaattaaagaagaacctgcagaaatagaaaatgtaaGATATAGTATAGTCGATGATgcagatttaattatttcactaaCAGATAGTGAAGATGAAGATAATAATTGGTTACATAAATTATCTCGAAGTCAAATACTTAATGAGAATGATGAAATTGATATCAATGacataaagaaagaagatattgaattaaaaacagATATTGATATAGAAGAGCCATTTCGAAATGAGtttgaatttattgataatagaaaaaacatAGATGAACAAATAGAAGcaaaaaaatctatagataaagaagaagaaaatattcaaggtataaaaaacttaaatgaaataatttctccaAAAACTTTCGTcagtgtaaaaaatttaaataaaataatatcacaagaaactgtttcaaataaaccaaaaaattttgaagattatattgaaaaactcACTTTGGAAGGACAATCCTCGAAATATCAGAATTTGTCTCCAAcacaaaaaaagatagaaaattacaTGGATATAGCTAATAGAACCAATAGAATAGAAAGTACTGTATcttcaaggaaaaaaaaattaattgagaaaaaagtGCCTCAAATAGAACCTCCACATTTGCCTACCAGAAAACGAAACACTAATACTAATAAAGTTAAACAAAGTCCTCAGAAACATGAAAAatctactaaaaaaaaattatctgctaatgaaaaaaaaaagcgagaagaaatgttgaaaatagAACAACGTTTGTATGCAAAAGAgcaaaaaaatcgtaaaatgcTTCATAAATGGGCAGATTGTCTTCCTCCTAGTaaacagaagaaaattaatattctttctaaagaagaaaagaaagtattgatagataatagaaaaatgaaattgaagaaacttGCAATAGAGGAGAAACGATTGTCTTTAGAAAACAATCAAGAGAAGAAACGTATTGTTTCTAAACCAAAAGCGAAAATAACGACAAAGACTCGAAACGATTTTCTTGTCGAAGACACAATCTCTGCATCTAGATTAGAAAATGTAACGGAAAAATCTAAAGCTTCGTCCAGTCAATCTACAGTGAGTAATACTTCAAATTCAGAAATGACAAAttctataaaacataaaaacatttctaaagaaataacaaaacatttacaatataaattaatgcttaatgatatttcgaatttggGCAAGATTCCCAAAAAATCTAACACCaccaagataaaaataaatactgcAGAAGCAGAAACAGCGTTAAAAGAACtttcattagaaaaaaaaatagagaaaacaaatgaattaaaaaatattgaatcacagaataaatcaaataaagaatCTTCTAaacttattgaaaataaatcttctgtttctaaatcaaatattaaatcgaatttcgtGAAACCAAAAAAACGAGTATCTTTTTCTGCAGTAATTCAAAACGTACGTGAATATCAAATTGATGAatctaatgttttaaaaaaattaacaggTAAAGATGCTCCTATACCTGCAGAAAAAGTTATAAAGAAACCTAGTAATATCACAGAATCTAATGCAAAAAAGGACCAATTTTTATGGCGCATTTTATGCTGGAAACCAGTATGGTTAGAAGAACAACAATATTTGAATCAAGATCCACCTGTTATACAACCTGAAGAACTTAATGTAACCTTAACACATTATAGATCATATgaggaatattataatattataagtccACTTTTATTGCTAGAAATTTGGCATGGAATCACTAAGCAATTTCAGAGTATAGATCATATATATAGACGGCCCACATTTATGTGTTCTATAGttgaaaattctattcaaacaaatgtttcgaataatatattttttacaacatTAATGCTTGAAGTATTAGCCACAAAAGAGGATATAAGAAAGCAAATACATCCTATTTTTGGagatcttatattttttgaatatgttcaaaatcatgaaaaatcacaaaaatcaaaagatttcCGTAAAGTATTTGCTTATGTTACTAATACATATTCAACAGTATTAACTCCTGTTACTCGTTTTAAtcaagatttgaaaaattatgtgaaaaatCCTCATACATTATTAACATATACTGTGACAACAAAATGTCttgataagaatattttagtaAATCGAGTTCAGCGATTAAGAGCTGTAATTTATTTGCGTTCTAGTTTAAGAATGATACAAGCATTGCAGTTCCTTCCTAATTCACCATTagtaaacttaattttaaatccgcAATTTGAAATGTATAAGTTACCAGTTGTTTCTGAATTAGAGACATTAATTACTggagataaattaaatcaaaaacagATAGAAGCTGTAAATAGAGTAACCAAAGCTGTAGTTCATAAAGATactaaattatgttttatccAAGGACCACCGGGTActggaaaatcaaaagttattgtaaatataattactcaAATATTATAcggaaataatagatatacaaGCAATGGAAgttcttttaaaatgttaGTATGCGCTCCATCAAATACTGCTATTGATGAGATcgttttaagattattaaacgTTAGAACTACAATAAAACAACAAGCGAAAATGAAACCGTTTAAAATGGTTCGCATTGGACAATTGGAAATGATGCATCCAAAAGTGAAAGATATTTCTGTTACGGAATTAGCAAAACGAGATATCAGAAAAACgaataatgcaaataatacTCCATCTGATAgcatagaaaatgaaaaattacttttacaatCTAAAATGAATGCTCTTCGATGTAAATTGAATTCTCGTAATTTGGATGAAACTCATAAACAGAATATCAAGATGAAATTGAATGATATGactatgaaatatgaattattgaaaaatcgtgAATCATTAAATGAACTAAATATCAGAAACaaagaatatatgaaattacaaCGTATAACGGAAAATAAGTTTCTTGAATATGCAGATATAATTACTTGTACCCTTTCATCTTGTTATACTAGTCAAATGGAATCCATTTttggtattaataataaaaaaatatctgtgTGTATTGTAGATGAAGCTACTCAAAGTTGTGAAGCAGAAACTTTAATACCATTAATGTtaggaattaatatattgattttagtcGGTGATCCAAATCAATTACCGGCCACAGTTTTAAGTACACAGGCAAAGAAATATGGATTGgatcaatcgatattttctcGAGTGCAAAACGCTTTTGAATTACAGCCAAATAATCCGATAATTATGTTGGATACACAGTATCGAATGCAACATGATATTTCTTCTTGgccaaataaattcttttatggtGGCAAGTTGAAGACTGCAGTTGAACGCGATGATACGTTTCCATTTTATCCCTATCGAATTTTGAATCTTAATTCAAATCAGAATGATAACAATTCAAACAATGAAGAAGCGGATTTTGTagcaaatattgtatattgtatgttAACTTCTGCTAATTTGGATAATTGGGAATCATGTATTTCATGTGGCATTCTTACgccatataataatcaaaagtcTATGATATTAACAAAGATTCATGAAAA aatattttcattacctgaaaatattaaaaaaaaagtgaaaattgaCGTGAATACAGTGGATGGTTTTCAAGGGCAAGaatgtgatataataattatgtcatGTGTACGAAGTCAAAAAATTGGTTTCTTATCAGATAGACAAAGACTTTGTGTTGCCCTTACAAGAGCAAAACGCAGCCTCATTATGTgtggtaattttaatatttttatg AGATATCCAATGTGGAATTCATTAATATCAGATGCGAAATCgcgtaaagtattttttaacgtTGATACTAATGCAGATCTTGACAAAGTAAAATCGTATGTCATTAAGCGTACAAGAagaaagtga
- the LOC725908 gene encoding helicase sen1 isoform X1, which produces MSADDNCQFILERINAPDRIVLDQQDHTYTCGRARDNEIVCLGLTVSRRHCIFFRSKNELYVTDLKSANGLFINGIHQEPFQTTKLHPNDIIGIGCPNVDTDNSMYVYELQTIKPPKVENNHTTTLSETIINIENICNDKSDVQRKRGQRNSNGDVPSKIFKLESGNCISDKNSLEDKCTIQNDNDIEIIHISGNDNLLNEKGNCDNFTKNMELDNKLNVKKHIDTNMMKSNNINMENINKNEISTASKNKKEELNINTFHEDQNHTENSLFHIKNIHDTVNNIVSKNTMENNKIKTNREENANNKEVNNFLIEVEISKTVDKTNQHFEQSNENKNLLLSANCVHNKDNVIKLENELQLTNTDENIYSPNTNIPLVSPIKLKQIQQEPKTKFSEDDVVNLSDSEDDIFPCSQLFDIGYGMNTSIKDEIKEEPAEIENVRYSIVDDADLIISLTDSEDEDNNWLHKLSRSQILNENDEIDINDIKKEDIELKTDIDIEEPFRNEFEFIDNRKNIDEQIEAKKSIDKEEENIQGIKNLNEIISPKTFVSVKNLNKIISQETVSNKPKNFEDYIEKLTLEGQSSKYQNLSPTQKKIENYMDIANRTNRIESTVSSRKKKLIEKKVPQIEPPHLPTRKRNTNTNKVKQSPQKHEKSTKKKLSANEKKKREEMLKIEQRLYAKEQKNRKMLHKWADCLPPSKQKKINILSKEEKKVLIDNRKMKLKKLAIEEKRLSLENNQEKKRIVSKPKAKITTKTRNDFLVEDTISASRLENVTEKSKASSSQSTVSNTSNSEMTNSIKHKNISKEITKHLQYKLMLNDISNLGKIPKKSNTTKIKINTAEAETALKELSLEKKIEKTNELKNIESQNKSNKESSKLIENKSSVSKSNIKSNFVKPKKRVSFSAVIQNVREYQIDESNVLKKLTGKDAPIPAEKVIKKPSNITESNAKKDQFLWRILCWKPVWLEEQQYLNQDPPVIQPEELNVTLTHYRSYEEYYNIISPLLLLEIWHGITKQFQSIDHIYRRPTFMCSIVENSIQTNVSNNIFFTTLMLEVLATKEDIRKQIHPIFGDLIFFEYVQNHEKSQKSKDFRKVFAYVTNTYSTVLTPVTRFNQDLKNYVKNPHTLLTYTVTTKCLDKNILVNRVQRLRAVIYLRSSLRMIQALQFLPNSPLVNLILNPQFEMYKLPVVSELETLITGDKLNQKQIEAVNRVTKAVVHKDTKLCFIQGPPGTGKSKVIVNIITQILYGNNRYTSNGSSFKMLVCAPSNTAIDEIVLRLLNVRTTIKQQAKMKPFKMVRIGQLEMMHPKVKDISVTELAKRDIRKTNNANNTPSDSIENEKLLLQSKMNALRCKLNSRNLDETHKQNIKMKLNDMTMKYELLKNRESLNELNIRNKEYMKLQRITENKFLEYADIITCTLSSCYTSQMESIFGINNKKISVCIVDEATQSCEAETLIPLMLGINILILVGDPNQLPATVLSTQAKKYGLDQSIFSRVQNAFELQPNNPIIMLDTQYRMQHDISSWPNKFFYGGKLKTAVERDDTFPFYPYRILNLNSNQNDNNSNNEEADFVANIVYCMLTSANLDNWESCISCGILTPYNNQKSMILTKIHEKIFSLPENIKKKVKIDVNTVDGFQGQECDIIIMSCVRSQKIGFLSDRQRLCVALTRAKRSLIMCGNFNIFMRYPMWNSLISDAKSRKVFFNVDTNADLDKVKSYVIKRTRRK; this is translated from the exons aGTGCAAatggtttatttataaatggaatTCATCAAGAACCTTTTCAGACAACTAAATTACATCCAAATGATATTATTGGTATTGGTTGTCCAAATGTTGATACAGATAatagtatgtatgtatatgaattACAAACAATTAAG ccaccaaaagttgaaaataatcatACTACTACTTTATCAGagactataataaatattgaaaatatatgtaatgataAATCTGATGTTCAACGCAAAAGAGGACAAAGAAATTCTAATGGAGATGTGCcaagtaaaattttcaaattagaaaGTGGAAATTGTATCtcagataaaaattctttagaag ACAAATGTACAATACAAAATGAcaatgatattgaaataattcacaTATCAGGAAATGACaacttattaaatgaaaaagggAATTGTGATAATTTCACAAAGAATATggaattagataataaattaaatgtaaagaaaCATATTGATACCAATATgatgaaatcaaataatataaacatggaaaatattaacaaaaatgaaatttctactgcttctaagaataaaaaagaagaattgaatataaatacatttcacGAAGATCAAAATCATACTGAAAAcagtttatttcatattaaaaatatacatgatacagtaaataatattgtatctaaaaatacaatggagaacaataaaataaagacaaatagagaagaaaatgcaaataataaagaagtaaacaattttttaattgaagttGAAATCTCAAAAACAGTTGATAAAACAAATCAACATTTTGAACAAAgtaatgaaaacaaaaatttattattatctgcaAATTGTGTACATAACAAAGATAATGTGATAAAATTAGAGAATGAATTACAATTAACTAATactgatgaaaatatatattctccaaatacaaatattccaCTTGTATctccaataaaattaaaacaaattcaacAAGAaccaaaaacaaaattttcagaagATGATGTGGTAAATTTAAGTGATAGTGAAGATGATATTTTTCCATGTTCTCAATTGTTTGATATTGGATATGGCATGAATACATctataaaagatgaaattaaagaagaacctgcagaaatagaaaatgtaaGATATAGTATAGTCGATGATgcagatttaattatttcactaaCAGATAGTGAAGATGAAGATAATAATTGGTTACATAAATTATCTCGAAGTCAAATACTTAATGAGAATGATGAAATTGATATCAATGacataaagaaagaagatattgaattaaaaacagATATTGATATAGAAGAGCCATTTCGAAATGAGtttgaatttattgataatagaaaaaacatAGATGAACAAATAGAAGcaaaaaaatctatagataaagaagaagaaaatattcaaggtataaaaaacttaaatgaaataatttctccaAAAACTTTCGTcagtgtaaaaaatttaaataaaataatatcacaagaaactgtttcaaataaaccaaaaaattttgaagattatattgaaaaactcACTTTGGAAGGACAATCCTCGAAATATCAGAATTTGTCTCCAAcacaaaaaaagatagaaaattacaTGGATATAGCTAATAGAACCAATAGAATAGAAAGTACTGTATcttcaaggaaaaaaaaattaattgagaaaaaagtGCCTCAAATAGAACCTCCACATTTGCCTACCAGAAAACGAAACACTAATACTAATAAAGTTAAACAAAGTCCTCAGAAACATGAAAAatctactaaaaaaaaattatctgctaatgaaaaaaaaaagcgagaagaaatgttgaaaatagAACAACGTTTGTATGCAAAAGAgcaaaaaaatcgtaaaatgcTTCATAAATGGGCAGATTGTCTTCCTCCTAGTaaacagaagaaaattaatattctttctaaagaagaaaagaaagtattgatagataatagaaaaatgaaattgaagaaacttGCAATAGAGGAGAAACGATTGTCTTTAGAAAACAATCAAGAGAAGAAACGTATTGTTTCTAAACCAAAAGCGAAAATAACGACAAAGACTCGAAACGATTTTCTTGTCGAAGACACAATCTCTGCATCTAGATTAGAAAATGTAACGGAAAAATCTAAAGCTTCGTCCAGTCAATCTACAGTGAGTAATACTTCAAATTCAGAAATGACAAAttctataaaacataaaaacatttctaaagaaataacaaaacatttacaatataaattaatgcttaatgatatttcgaatttggGCAAGATTCCCAAAAAATCTAACACCaccaagataaaaataaatactgcAGAAGCAGAAACAGCGTTAAAAGAACtttcattagaaaaaaaaatagagaaaacaaatgaattaaaaaatattgaatcacagaataaatcaaataaagaatCTTCTAaacttattgaaaataaatcttctgtttctaaatcaaatattaaatcgaatttcgtGAAACCAAAAAAACGAGTATCTTTTTCTGCAGTAATTCAAAACGTACGTGAATATCAAATTGATGAatctaatgttttaaaaaaattaacaggTAAAGATGCTCCTATACCTGCAGAAAAAGTTATAAAGAAACCTAGTAATATCACAGAATCTAATGCAAAAAAGGACCAATTTTTATGGCGCATTTTATGCTGGAAACCAGTATGGTTAGAAGAACAACAATATTTGAATCAAGATCCACCTGTTATACAACCTGAAGAACTTAATGTAACCTTAACACATTATAGATCATATgaggaatattataatattataagtccACTTTTATTGCTAGAAATTTGGCATGGAATCACTAAGCAATTTCAGAGTATAGATCATATATATAGACGGCCCACATTTATGTGTTCTATAGttgaaaattctattcaaacaaatgtttcgaataatatattttttacaacatTAATGCTTGAAGTATTAGCCACAAAAGAGGATATAAGAAAGCAAATACATCCTATTTTTGGagatcttatattttttgaatatgttcaaaatcatgaaaaatcacaaaaatcaaaagatttcCGTAAAGTATTTGCTTATGTTACTAATACATATTCAACAGTATTAACTCCTGTTACTCGTTTTAAtcaagatttgaaaaattatgtgaaaaatCCTCATACATTATTAACATATACTGTGACAACAAAATGTCttgataagaatattttagtaAATCGAGTTCAGCGATTAAGAGCTGTAATTTATTTGCGTTCTAGTTTAAGAATGATACAAGCATTGCAGTTCCTTCCTAATTCACCATTagtaaacttaattttaaatccgcAATTTGAAATGTATAAGTTACCAGTTGTTTCTGAATTAGAGACATTAATTACTggagataaattaaatcaaaaacagATAGAAGCTGTAAATAGAGTAACCAAAGCTGTAGTTCATAAAGATactaaattatgttttatccAAGGACCACCGGGTActggaaaatcaaaagttattgtaaatataattactcaAATATTATAcggaaataatagatatacaaGCAATGGAAgttcttttaaaatgttaGTATGCGCTCCATCAAATACTGCTATTGATGAGATcgttttaagattattaaacgTTAGAACTACAATAAAACAACAAGCGAAAATGAAACCGTTTAAAATGGTTCGCATTGGACAATTGGAAATGATGCATCCAAAAGTGAAAGATATTTCTGTTACGGAATTAGCAAAACGAGATATCAGAAAAACgaataatgcaaataatacTCCATCTGATAgcatagaaaatgaaaaattacttttacaatCTAAAATGAATGCTCTTCGATGTAAATTGAATTCTCGTAATTTGGATGAAACTCATAAACAGAATATCAAGATGAAATTGAATGATATGactatgaaatatgaattattgaaaaatcgtgAATCATTAAATGAACTAAATATCAGAAACaaagaatatatgaaattacaaCGTATAACGGAAAATAAGTTTCTTGAATATGCAGATATAATTACTTGTACCCTTTCATCTTGTTATACTAGTCAAATGGAATCCATTTttggtattaataataaaaaaatatctgtgTGTATTGTAGATGAAGCTACTCAAAGTTGTGAAGCAGAAACTTTAATACCATTAATGTtaggaattaatatattgattttagtcGGTGATCCAAATCAATTACCGGCCACAGTTTTAAGTACACAGGCAAAGAAATATGGATTGgatcaatcgatattttctcGAGTGCAAAACGCTTTTGAATTACAGCCAAATAATCCGATAATTATGTTGGATACACAGTATCGAATGCAACATGATATTTCTTCTTGgccaaataaattcttttatggtGGCAAGTTGAAGACTGCAGTTGAACGCGATGATACGTTTCCATTTTATCCCTATCGAATTTTGAATCTTAATTCAAATCAGAATGATAACAATTCAAACAATGAAGAAGCGGATTTTGTagcaaatattgtatattgtatgttAACTTCTGCTAATTTGGATAATTGGGAATCATGTATTTCATGTGGCATTCTTACgccatataataatcaaaagtcTATGATATTAACAAAGATTCATGAAAA aatattttcattacctgaaaatattaaaaaaaaagtgaaaattgaCGTGAATACAGTGGATGGTTTTCAAGGGCAAGaatgtgatataataattatgtcatGTGTACGAAGTCAAAAAATTGGTTTCTTATCAGATAGACAAAGACTTTGTGTTGCCCTTACAAGAGCAAAACGCAGCCTCATTATGTgtggtaattttaatatttttatg AGATATCCAATGTGGAATTCATTAATATCAGATGCGAAATCgcgtaaagtattttttaacgtTGATACTAATGCAGATCTTGACAAAGTAAAATCGTATGTCATTAAGCGTACAAGAagaaagtga